Proteins found in one Seonamhaeicola sp. S2-3 genomic segment:
- a CDS encoding prephenate dehydratase codes for MIKSVAIQGVKGSYHHIVSEQFFDNSVELIECLTFDRVVEVLTTKHCDAAIMALENSIAGSIIPNYALIDSHNLHIVGEHYLDIQHNLMALPGQSIEDIKEVYSHPMALLQCKEFFKKHPHIKLVEDKDTAEVADRIHSNQLKNVGAIASVLAAKIFELDILASSIQTIKNNETRFAIVKRTNSEVSQSEINKASIKFEANHKRGSLATILNVMSDCKLNLTKIQSLPIIETPWKYAFFVDVTFEDYSDFQKAKSLIEIMAEGFKILGEYKNAKL; via the coding sequence ATGATAAAATCAGTAGCAATACAAGGAGTAAAGGGATCTTATCATCATATTGTTTCAGAACAATTTTTTGATAATTCAGTAGAACTTATAGAATGTTTAACATTTGATAGAGTGGTTGAGGTTTTAACCACCAAGCACTGTGACGCAGCTATTATGGCTTTAGAAAACTCTATTGCAGGTTCTATAATCCCAAATTACGCATTAATAGATAGCCATAATTTACATATTGTTGGAGAACATTATTTAGATATCCAGCATAACCTAATGGCGTTGCCAGGGCAAAGTATAGAAGATATAAAAGAGGTGTATTCTCACCCAATGGCACTATTACAATGTAAGGAGTTCTTTAAAAAACATCCTCATATTAAATTAGTAGAGGATAAAGATACCGCAGAGGTAGCAGATAGAATACATAGCAATCAACTTAAAAATGTAGGTGCAATTGCCAGTGTTTTGGCAGCTAAAATTTTTGAGCTAGATATTTTGGCTAGCAGTATCCAAACTATAAAAAATAATGAGACTCGTTTTGCTATTGTAAAAAGAACCAATTCGGAAGTGTCGCAAAGCGAAATAAATAAAGCGTCTATAAAATTTGAGGCTAACCATAAAAGAGGAAGTTTAGCCACCATTTTAAATGTAATGAGCGATTGTAAATTGAATTTAACTAAAATACAATCCTTACCAATTATTGAAACACCTTGGAAGTATGCCTTTTTTGTTGATGTTACTTTTGAAGATTACAGCGATTTCCAAAAAGCAAAATCGCTTATAGAAATAATGGCCGAAGGATTTAAAATATTAGGTGAATATAAAAATGCAAAGTTATGA
- the gldA gene encoding gliding motility-associated ABC transporter ATP-binding subunit GldA, which translates to MSIEVKNISKRYANQKALNNISFKVDKPEIVGFLGPNGAGKSTMMKILTTYIKPSNGNAKVNGFDINQNTQQAQLSVGYLPEHNPLYTEMYVKEYLKFNAHIYKVSKERINEVIELTGLTPEAHKKIGQLSKGYRQRVGLATALLHNPDVLILDEPTTGLDPNQLVDIRSLIKTIGKTKTVFLSTHIMQEVEAMCDRVIIINKGEIVANKKLSELREEKEQVVIVEFDFRVENAFLKQLPKVKSVENTHDFVYEITFNTSEDMRSYVFDFAHDNQLKILQLNQKNTSLETLFRDLTNN; encoded by the coding sequence ATGTCTATTGAGGTTAAAAATATTTCGAAGCGCTACGCTAACCAAAAAGCTTTAAATAACATTTCTTTTAAAGTTGATAAACCTGAAATAGTTGGGTTCTTAGGGCCTAATGGTGCTGGTAAATCTACAATGATGAAAATTTTAACCACTTATATAAAACCCAGCAATGGAAATGCTAAAGTAAATGGGTTTGATATAAACCAAAATACCCAGCAAGCTCAATTAAGTGTTGGGTACTTGCCAGAGCACAACCCCTTATATACAGAAATGTATGTTAAAGAATACCTTAAATTTAATGCTCATATTTATAAAGTATCAAAAGAAAGAATAAACGAGGTTATAGAACTTACCGGATTAACTCCCGAAGCACATAAAAAAATAGGACAACTCTCTAAAGGATACAGACAACGTGTAGGTTTAGCCACAGCGCTTTTACACAACCCAGATGTTTTAATTTTAGACGAACCCACCACTGGTTTAGACCCCAATCAGTTGGTTGACATAAGAAGCTTAATTAAAACCATTGGTAAAACAAAAACCGTGTTTTTATCTACACATATTATGCAAGAAGTTGAAGCCATGTGTGACCGCGTTATTATAATTAACAAAGGTGAAATTGTTGCCAACAAAAAACTTTCTGAATTAAGAGAAGAAAAAGAACAAGTTGTAATTGTTGAATTTGACTTTAGAGTTGAAAATGCCTTTTTAAAACAATTACCTAAAGTAAAAAGCGTTGAAAACACACATGATTTTGTTTATGAAATTACATTTAACACTTCAGAAGATATGCGCTCTTATGTTTTTGACTTTGCGCATGACAATCAATTAAAAATTCTTCAGCTAAACCAAAAAAACACCAGTTTAGAAACTTTGTTTAGAGACTTAACCAATAACTAA
- a CDS encoding bifunctional 3-deoxy-7-phosphoheptulonate synthase/chorismate mutase type II produces MENKKELRSWLDDLNLDHPLVIAGPCSAETEEQVLKIAHELKDTDVTYFRAGIWKPRTRPGNFEGVGALGLKWLQKVKEETGMKVCTEVANAAHVKLALEHDIDMLWIGARSTVSPFIMQEIADALEGTDKPVLIKNPVNPDLALWLGGIERIYSSGVKNIGAIHRGFSTYEKTKYRNNPNWQMAIEFQNKFPDIPLINDPSHITGKRDMVFDVSQVALDLNFDGLMIETHHNPEKAWSDAAQQVTPNTLVQIMRDLKVKKEEDPEADYNNKLDNLRAQIDVVDHEIIELLGKRMQVSDGIGKLKKEKNLSVLQSKRWNEILGRMVLEGQEHGLSEEFILKMFKAIHQESINHQEKIING; encoded by the coding sequence ATGGAAAACAAAAAAGAATTAAGAAGTTGGTTAGATGATTTAAATTTAGATCATCCGTTAGTGATTGCAGGACCATGTAGTGCAGAAACAGAAGAGCAAGTATTAAAAATTGCTCATGAATTAAAAGATACAGACGTAACTTATTTTAGAGCGGGTATCTGGAAACCAAGAACCAGACCTGGTAATTTTGAAGGCGTGGGAGCTTTAGGGCTAAAGTGGCTACAAAAAGTAAAAGAAGAAACAGGAATGAAAGTTTGTACAGAAGTAGCCAATGCTGCTCATGTAAAACTAGCTTTAGAGCATGATATTGACATGCTTTGGATTGGAGCTCGCTCAACAGTTTCTCCATTTATCATGCAAGAAATTGCAGATGCTTTAGAAGGTACAGATAAACCAGTATTAATTAAAAATCCTGTTAACCCAGATTTAGCACTTTGGTTAGGAGGGATTGAAAGAATTTATAGTTCTGGCGTTAAAAATATTGGCGCTATTCATAGAGGGTTTTCTACTTATGAAAAAACCAAATACAGAAATAACCCTAACTGGCAAATGGCTATTGAATTTCAAAACAAATTCCCAGATATTCCATTAATTAACGATCCTTCTCATATTACAGGTAAGAGAGATATGGTTTTTGATGTATCTCAAGTTGCTTTAGATTTAAATTTTGATGGTTTAATGATAGAAACACATCATAACCCAGAAAAAGCATGGAGTGATGCAGCACAACAAGTAACACCAAATACCTTAGTTCAAATCATGAGAGATTTAAAGGTTAAAAAAGAAGAAGATCCAGAGGCAGATTACAATAATAAACTTGATAATTTAAGAGCCCAAATAGATGTTGTAGATCATGAAATTATTGAACTTTTAGGAAAACGCATGCAAGTATCTGATGGTATTGGAAAGCTTAAAAAAGAGAAAAATCTTTCTGTTTTACAAAGTAAACGTTGGAATGAGATTTTAGGTAGAATGGTACTTGAAGGTCAAGAACATGGTTTAAGTGAAGAGTTTATCTTAAAAATGTTTAAAGCTATTCACCAAGAATCTATTAACCACCAAGAGAAAATTATTAACGGTTAA
- a CDS encoding 3-phosphoshikimate 1-carboxyvinyltransferase has product MDITLHKSTIQQQSSIEITGSKSESNRLLLLQALFPEIELTNVSNSDDSNLMIKALASKEKVVDIHHAGTAMRFLTAYFSVQEGRDTLLTGSKRMKERPIKILVDALRELGADINYVENEGFPPIAIKGKKLTKNKVSLKANVSSQYISALLLIASKLENGIELTLEGDITSVPYINMTLSLLNEIGVKTAFENNVITVYPSNANPKPLVVESDWSSASYYFSIAALTEVGTEITLSSYKENSLQGDSALVDIYKHFGVSSKFDGNNITLKKETSEVKPLTLDLKNAPDIAQTIVVTCFALGVPCDLTGLHTLKIKETDRLVALKTEIEKLGGKVDITDKSLHLKASNGINELVPIATYNDHRMAMAFAPIALKKPIVIEDAMVVSKSYPTFWEDLKSIGFKISQ; this is encoded by the coding sequence ATGGATATTACCCTACATAAATCAACTATACAACAACAATCTTCAATTGAAATTACAGGTTCTAAGAGCGAATCTAACAGATTACTGTTGTTACAAGCTTTGTTTCCAGAAATTGAGCTAACTAATGTGTCAAATTCTGATGATAGTAATTTAATGATTAAGGCATTAGCCTCAAAAGAAAAAGTAGTAGATATCCATCATGCAGGTACCGCCATGCGTTTTTTAACCGCCTATTTTTCGGTACAAGAAGGAAGAGATACACTACTTACAGGGTCTAAACGCATGAAAGAACGTCCTATTAAAATTTTGGTAGATGCTTTAAGAGAATTGGGGGCAGATATAAATTATGTTGAAAATGAAGGCTTTCCTCCCATAGCTATAAAAGGTAAAAAGTTAACCAAAAATAAAGTATCATTAAAAGCAAATGTGAGTAGCCAGTATATTTCGGCCTTATTGTTAATTGCTTCAAAATTAGAAAATGGTATAGAACTTACTTTAGAAGGCGATATTACTTCAGTGCCATATATTAATATGACATTAAGTCTGTTAAATGAAATAGGTGTTAAAACAGCTTTTGAAAATAATGTAATAACCGTTTATCCTTCAAACGCAAATCCAAAACCACTAGTTGTAGAGTCAGATTGGTCATCGGCATCTTATTACTTTAGTATTGCTGCTCTAACTGAGGTGGGAACAGAAATCACTTTGTCATCATATAAAGAAAATTCATTACAAGGCGATTCTGCACTTGTTGATATTTATAAACATTTTGGAGTGTCATCAAAATTTGATGGTAATAACATCACCTTAAAAAAGGAAACATCTGAAGTTAAACCGCTAACTTTAGATTTAAAAAACGCACCAGATATAGCGCAAACCATAGTAGTAACGTGTTTTGCTTTAGGAGTACCTTGTGATTTAACAGGATTGCATACATTAAAAATTAAAGAAACAGATAGGTTGGTAGCCTTAAAAACTGAAATAGAAAAATTAGGAGGAAAAGTTGATATAACAGATAAATCACTTCACTTAAAAGCTTCAAACGGTATTAATGAACTGGTGCCAATAGCAACGTATAATGACCATAGAATGGCCATGGCCTTTGCGCCAATAGCCTTAAAAAAACCAATTGTAATTGAAGATGCTATGGTAGTTTCTAAGTCGTATCCAACCTTTTGGGAAGATTTAAAATCTATAGGTTTTAAAATATCTCAATAA
- a CDS encoding nucleotide pyrophosphohydrolase gives MDIKNAQKVVDNWINEHGVRYFNELTNMAQLTEEVGEVARIIARRYGEQSEKESDKDKDLGEELADVLFVVLCLANQTGVDLQAAFDKRMDKKAKRDHDRHHQNEKLKS, from the coding sequence ATGGATATAAAAAACGCTCAAAAAGTTGTAGATAATTGGATTAATGAACACGGTGTACGTTATTTTAATGAACTAACCAATATGGCGCAACTTACTGAAGAAGTAGGTGAGGTTGCTAGAATAATAGCGCGTCGCTATGGTGAGCAAAGCGAAAAAGAAAGTGATAAGGATAAAGATTTAGGTGAAGAACTTGCCGATGTACTCTTTGTAGTACTATGTCTTGCTAACCAAACAGGGGTTGATTTACAAGCCGCTTTTGATAAGCGTATGGATAAAAAAGCAAAACGAGACCATGACAGGCACCATCAAAATGAAAAATTAAAATCATGA
- the pta gene encoding phosphate acetyltransferase: MSKGIYVATIEPNSGKSVVVLGLMRMLLGKTAKVGYFRPIIEDVEAGEMDNHINTVISHFDIDINYKKTFAFTRSEVLDLYNQGKSGYVIDEIIKKYKRLEEHFDLILVEGTDFSHENSSLELDINMLISKNLGLPVIIVINGDGKKKKEIVDSVQLAHDTFKEEVDVLSIMTNKVDEELLDCVKSKLLERINDTNIAVIPKIKSLASPTLKEIVKALDAKVLFGKDMLNNQVQKSGVGTMQLRNYLTKLKEGALVITAGDRADIILGALQAHISKNYPKISGIVLTGGLIPEESILKLIEGLSSVVPIISVNDGTFNVANAIGKVKSKIYAENTEKISISISTFEKHVDTDKLADKLVTFQSDIFTPRMFQYNLLQRALSNKKHIVLPEGYDERVLRATARLINAQVVDITLIGERDKIQENIELNDIPLNLDDVNVVFPQKSPHFDDYVNTFYELRKHKNINMDMAKDAMSDVSYFATMMIHKGHADGMVSGAVHTTAHTLRPALQFIKTKSGCNIVSSVFFMCLEDRVSIFGDCAINPNPNAEQLAEIAISSAQTALDFGIEPKVAMLSYSSGASGKGEDVDKVRKATEIAKATNPSLKIEGPIQYDAAVDKRIGKSKLPDSDVAGEASVLIFPDLNTGNNTYKAVQRETGALAIGPMLQGLNKPVNDLSRGCTSDDIYSTVIITAIQAQEI; this comes from the coding sequence ATGAGCAAAGGAATTTATGTCGCTACTATAGAACCAAATAGCGGCAAATCGGTAGTAGTTCTAGGGCTAATGCGTATGCTATTAGGTAAAACTGCTAAAGTAGGTTATTTTAGACCAATTATTGAAGATGTTGAAGCAGGAGAAATGGACAACCACATTAATACGGTTATCTCTCATTTTGATATTGACATTAATTACAAAAAAACATTCGCATTCACCAGAAGTGAGGTATTAGATTTATATAATCAAGGAAAATCTGGTTATGTTATTGATGAAATCATAAAAAAATACAAACGCTTAGAAGAACATTTCGATTTAATTTTAGTTGAAGGCACTGATTTCTCTCATGAAAATTCTAGTTTAGAACTAGATATAAACATGTTAATCTCTAAAAATCTAGGACTTCCAGTTATTATTGTTATAAATGGAGATGGTAAAAAGAAAAAAGAAATTGTTGATAGTGTACAGCTAGCTCATGACACTTTTAAAGAAGAAGTAGATGTACTTTCTATAATGACCAATAAAGTAGATGAAGAACTGCTAGACTGTGTAAAATCTAAATTACTAGAGCGTATTAATGATACCAATATTGCCGTAATACCAAAAATTAAAAGTTTAGCAAGCCCAACCTTAAAAGAAATTGTTAAAGCACTTGATGCCAAAGTTTTGTTTGGCAAAGACATGCTTAACAACCAAGTTCAAAAATCTGGAGTGGGCACCATGCAACTTAGAAACTACTTAACAAAATTAAAAGAAGGCGCTTTAGTTATAACAGCAGGAGATAGAGCCGATATTATTCTAGGTGCTTTACAAGCCCATATATCTAAAAATTATCCAAAAATTTCGGGTATTGTTTTAACTGGCGGATTAATTCCTGAAGAATCTATTCTAAAATTAATTGAAGGATTATCTAGTGTAGTGCCTATTATTAGTGTAAACGACGGCACGTTTAATGTCGCAAACGCTATAGGAAAAGTTAAGTCTAAAATTTATGCCGAAAACACAGAAAAAATATCTATATCAATTTCTACTTTTGAAAAACACGTAGACACCGATAAGTTAGCCGATAAGTTAGTAACATTCCAAAGTGATATTTTTACTCCTAGAATGTTTCAATACAACCTTTTACAACGTGCATTAAGCAATAAAAAACACATTGTTTTACCAGAAGGTTATGATGAACGCGTACTTAGAGCCACTGCTAGATTAATAAATGCACAAGTAGTTGACATTACATTAATAGGTGAAAGAGACAAAATTCAAGAAAATATTGAACTTAATGACATTCCTCTAAATCTTGATGATGTAAACGTAGTATTCCCTCAAAAATCACCTCATTTTGATGATTATGTAAATACTTTTTACGAACTAAGAAAACACAAAAATATAAATATGGATATGGCAAAAGATGCCATGTCTGATGTATCTTATTTCGCTACTATGATGATACACAAAGGACATGCAGACGGTATGGTATCTGGAGCGGTACACACCACAGCACATACCCTGCGTCCTGCATTACAATTTATAAAAACAAAATCAGGTTGTAATATTGTATCTTCTGTATTCTTTATGTGTTTAGAAGATAGAGTGTCTATTTTTGGTGATTGTGCTATTAATCCAAACCCCAATGCAGAACAGTTAGCAGAAATAGCTATTTCATCTGCCCAAACAGCTTTAGACTTTGGTATTGAACCTAAAGTAGCTATGTTATCATACTCATCAGGTGCTTCAGGAAAAGGTGAAGATGTAGATAAAGTTAGAAAAGCTACTGAAATTGCCAAAGCCACCAATCCTTCACTAAAAATTGAGGGACCTATTCAATACGATGCTGCCGTAGATAAACGTATTGGAAAAAGTAAGTTACCAGACTCTGATGTTGCAGGAGAAGCTAGTGTATTAATTTTCCCCGATTTAAATACAGGAAACAACACTTATAAAGCTGTACAAAGAGAAACAGGCGCTCTTGCCATTGGCCCTATGCTACAAGGGTTAAACAAACCTGTTAACGATTTAAGTAGAGGCTGTACATCTGATGATATTTACAGCACCGTAATTATAACCGCAATTCAAGCCCAAGAAATATAA
- the rsgA gene encoding ribosome small subunit-dependent GTPase A, with protein sequence MTGLVYKSTGSWYTVKTQLGETYQCRIKGKFRIKGIKSTNPIAVGDVVDFELEKANDVESGIIYNIHERKNYIVRKSVNLSKQTHIIAANLDQVFLMITINNPPTLTSFIDRFLVTAEAYSIKTILIFNKLDAYDEEALLEAKYLAHIYRKIGYECIGVSAKTGKNVDKIKAMMKDKVSMFSGHSGVGKSTLVNTIQPNLNLKTKEISTLHMQGQHTTTFAEMFDTDFGGKIIDTPGIKGFGVVDMDKEEVGDYFPEIFALKQDCKFNNCLHLQEPKCAVKKAVEADEIAYSRYRSYLQIIEGEDENYRTDNWDKE encoded by the coding sequence ATGACAGGACTAGTTTATAAATCTACCGGAAGTTGGTATACCGTTAAAACCCAGTTGGGTGAAACCTACCAATGCAGAATAAAAGGGAAGTTCCGTATTAAAGGCATTAAAAGCACCAATCCAATAGCGGTAGGTGATGTGGTTGATTTTGAATTAGAAAAAGCTAACGATGTTGAATCTGGTATTATATACAACATACACGAGAGAAAAAATTACATTGTACGTAAATCCGTAAACCTCTCTAAACAAACCCATATTATTGCTGCTAACCTAGATCAGGTTTTTTTAATGATAACCATTAATAATCCGCCTACATTAACAAGTTTTATAGATAGGTTTTTAGTAACTGCAGAGGCGTATTCAATTAAAACTATTTTAATTTTTAATAAATTAGATGCTTATGATGAAGAAGCACTTTTAGAAGCAAAATATTTAGCACATATTTATAGAAAAATAGGGTATGAGTGTATAGGTGTTTCGGCAAAAACCGGAAAAAATGTAGATAAGATAAAAGCCATGATGAAAGATAAAGTGAGCATGTTTTCTGGTCACTCAGGGGTTGGTAAATCTACTTTAGTAAATACTATTCAACCTAATTTAAATTTAAAAACAAAAGAAATTTCAACCTTACATATGCAGGGGCAACATACTACTACTTTTGCAGAAATGTTTGATACTGATTTTGGAGGAAAAATAATTGATACACCTGGAATAAAAGGTTTTGGTGTGGTAGATATGGATAAAGAAGAAGTAGGTGATTATTTTCCTGAAATTTTTGCTTTAAAGCAAGATTGTAAGTTTAATAATTGTTTGCATTTACAAGAACCAAAATGCGCTGTAAAAAAAGCAGTAGAAGCCGATGAAATAGCCTATTCCCGCTACAGAAGCTACCTGCAAATTATAGAAGGTGAAGATGAAAATTACAGAACTGATAATTGGGATAAAGAATGA
- a CDS encoding prephenate dehydrogenase translates to MKNIYFIGIGLIGGSLAKDIKKHNPDTVIHGISRKDATLEQALSLNLIDKKATFDDIEQADLVIVSIPVDATVKLLPTILDKVPDNALVIDAGSTKEAICKAVENHPKRRNFLAAHPIAGTEHSGPSAAISGLFEGKTNIICEVEKTAFKLQEKALEIFRNLGMRIRYMNPEAHDKHIAYVSHLSHISSFMLGKTVIDKERNERDIFDMAGSGFASTVRLAKSSPEMWTPIFKQNKDNVIETLEEYINNLSHFKDLMKQDNFEAIFDEMKNTNYIKEILNGIN, encoded by the coding sequence ATGAAGAATATATATTTCATAGGAATTGGATTAATAGGCGGTAGTCTTGCTAAAGATATAAAGAAGCATAACCCAGATACTGTTATACATGGTATAAGCAGAAAAGATGCTACTTTAGAGCAAGCCTTATCATTAAATTTAATAGACAAAAAAGCCACTTTTGATGATATTGAACAAGCCGATTTGGTTATTGTATCTATTCCAGTTGATGCCACGGTAAAACTATTACCAACCATACTAGATAAAGTTCCAGATAATGCTTTGGTAATAGATGCGGGCTCAACAAAAGAAGCCATATGTAAAGCCGTAGAAAATCATCCTAAAAGGAGAAATTTTTTAGCAGCACACCCCATTGCAGGTACCGAACATTCGGGTCCAAGTGCAGCCATTAGTGGCTTATTTGAAGGTAAAACAAATATTATTTGCGAAGTAGAAAAAACAGCCTTTAAACTTCAGGAAAAAGCCTTAGAGATTTTTAGAAATTTAGGAATGCGTATTCGTTATATGAATCCAGAAGCCCATGATAAGCATATAGCCTATGTTTCTCACTTATCGCACATTAGCTCCTTTATGTTAGGTAAAACGGTTATTGATAAAGAACGAAACGAACGCGATATTTTTGATATGGCAGGCAGTGGTTTTGCTTCAACAGTAAGGCTAGCTAAAAGTTCACCTGAAATGTGGACTCCCATTTTCAAACAAAATAAAGACAATGTTATAGAAACATTAGAAGAATATATAAACAACCTTTCTCATTTTAAAGACTTAATGAAACAAGATAATTTTGAAGCCATTTTTGATGAGATGAAAAACACAAATTATATAAAAGAGATATTAAACGGAATCAATTAA
- the dtd gene encoding D-aminoacyl-tRNA deacylase, producing the protein MKIVIQRVSEASVTVEGERVAEINNGLLILLGIVNEDTQEDIKWLTNKIVNLRIFSDENDVMNKSIKDVDGNIIVVSQFTLHALTKKGNRPSYIKAAKPDIAIPLYQTFIKQLESDLGKKVQTGQFGAMMQVALVNDGPVTIIIDSKNKE; encoded by the coding sequence ATGAAAATAGTAATTCAAAGAGTATCTGAAGCTAGTGTAACTGTTGAAGGAGAAAGAGTTGCTGAAATAAATAACGGACTCTTAATTCTTTTAGGAATAGTAAACGAAGATACACAAGAAGATATTAAATGGCTAACTAATAAAATTGTCAACTTACGTATTTTTAGTGATGAAAATGATGTAATGAACAAATCTATAAAAGATGTTGATGGTAATATTATAGTGGTAAGTCAGTTTACATTACATGCACTAACCAAAAAAGGAAACAGACCAAGCTATATTAAAGCGGCTAAACCAGATATTGCCATTCCATTATATCAAACGTTTATTAAACAATTAGAATCAGACTTGGGTAAAAAAGTTCAAACAGGACAGTTTGGAGCCATGATGCAAGTAGCGTTAGTAAATGATGGCCCTGTAACAATAATTATAGATTCTAAGAACAAAGAGTAA
- a CDS encoding pyridoxal phosphate-dependent aminotransferase: MIEVANRLHTVQEYYFSRKLREVNTMIAEGKPVINLGIGSPDMQPPQKVIEAITSSLKEVNAHKYQSYQGVPELREAMASFYKEQFSVNVNPANEILPLMGSKEGIMHISMAYLNEGDAVLIPNPGYPTYQSVTKLVGATPVFYELDAANNWLPNIDALEKLDLSNVKLMWVNYPHMPTGAQPTEAAFKSLVAFAKRHNILIVNDNPYSFVLNDNPTSILNIDGAKEVCLELNSLSKTFNMAGWRVGMVLGSSEHISNILKVKSNMDSGMFYGIQKGAIEALKCSKNWFVALNNVYKKRRDLVWKLAKTLNCTYDENATGMFVWAKLPHGIKSEEFIDIILKNNHVFITPGTIFGSQGEGYIRFSLCAPAEVIEECIVRIK; encoded by the coding sequence ATGATTGAAGTAGCTAACAGATTGCATACCGTACAAGAATACTATTTCTCAAGAAAATTGAGAGAAGTGAATACCATGATTGCAGAGGGTAAACCCGTTATTAATTTGGGTATTGGTAGTCCAGATATGCAACCACCACAAAAGGTAATTGAAGCTATAACAAGTAGTTTAAAAGAAGTTAACGCTCATAAATATCAAAGTTATCAAGGGGTTCCAGAGTTGCGCGAAGCTATGGCATCATTTTATAAAGAGCAATTTTCTGTTAACGTAAATCCTGCTAATGAAATTCTTCCTTTAATGGGGAGTAAAGAAGGTATTATGCATATATCAATGGCTTACCTAAATGAAGGCGATGCTGTTTTAATTCCAAACCCAGGTTATCCAACTTACCAATCTGTAACCAAATTGGTAGGCGCTACACCCGTTTTTTACGAATTAGACGCTGCAAATAATTGGTTGCCAAATATTGATGCACTAGAAAAGTTAGATTTAAGCAATGTTAAGTTAATGTGGGTAAATTATCCGCATATGCCAACAGGAGCACAACCAACAGAAGCTGCTTTTAAGAGTTTAGTCGCTTTTGCCAAACGTCATAACATCTTAATTGTAAATGATAATCCATATAGTTTTGTGCTTAATGACAACCCCACAAGTATTCTAAATATAGATGGAGCAAAAGAAGTTTGTTTAGAGTTAAACTCTTTAAGCAAAACCTTTAATATGGCTGGTTGGCGAGTAGGTATGGTTTTGGGTAGTAGTGAACATATTAGTAACATTTTAAAAGTAAAAAGTAACATGGATTCGGGCATGTTTTATGGCATTCAAAAAGGCGCTATAGAAGCCTTAAAATGTTCTAAAAATTGGTTTGTAGCATTAAACAATGTATATAAAAAACGTAGAGATTTGGTTTGGAAATTAGCCAAAACTCTTAATTGTACTTATGATGAAAACGCTACAGGTATGTTTGTTTGGGCTAAATTACCACATGGTATAAAGTCTGAAGAGTTTATTGATATCATTCTAAAAAACAACCATGTGTTTATAACACCAGGAACCATTTTTGGTAGCCAAGGTGAAGGGTACATAAGGTTTTCACTTTGTGCACCGGCAGAAGTAATAGAAGAATGTATAGTAAGAATTAAGTAG